GGACACCGCAGGAGATCTACTTCGGAAAGGAAGACCTATAGCAGTCTGACCTAAACTAATCTAGGCTAAAAAATGGTCTTGACAATGGGGTCCACCATACTTTAACGGCTAGCTCTTAGTCGTGTCTGGATAGAGCGGATGATAATAAAAAGGCCTTCCATGAAAAATGGAAGGCCTTTAGCTTTTGGCAGTCCCTAGGGGGTTCGAACCCCTGTTACCGGGCTGAGAACCCGGCGTCCTAGACCACTAGACGAAGGGACCATTTGGCTGGGGAACAGGGATTCGAACCCCGATTACCTGATCCAGAGTCAGGCGTCCTGCCGTTGGACGATTCCCCAATGGTCGACCGAGCTTCAACCCGGTGCGAGAGGTATAATACCATGGAGGCTGGATGTTCGCAACCCTGGAGTAAATATCGAAATAGTTCTTTTTTTGGGCGTACTTCTCCTCTTTTACGAAACCGGCTGTATGGATATAATGGCAAAAGAGGGATAAGGTATTTTGGAGCGTCTATTGTAGCGTACCTCTAAAAACGTAAGTTATCCATTGGGACTACCTCACTGGAACTAACTGGAAGTGAGGTTCGTGAGGTTTTAGAGGTCCCCTTTAGACGTTATCGTATTAACTTGAGGAGTGATAGTGTTATGGCATCCAAAGAGTGTTCGTTTCTCTCCAGACGTCCTCTAAATGTTCGAGCTAGATGGGACTCCGAGGACGTTGCATTGGTCAGCGGACGGGACGTCTTCGGCGCAATGAAACATAAAGGCGCAATAGCTTTGGCCGCGAACGCCAGGCATCCCCTTACGGTGAAAGGGATTCTAAAAGCTGCGAAAAAACTTGATGCCGCGGTCATTATAGAAATAGCGAAATCGGAGACCAACTATTGTGGAAGTAACTTCGATACTCTGCCTGAGGCTGCTGTTCGATATTCGTCCGAGATCGGTCACGGAGCTGTCTTTGCCCTCCATGTGGACCACTACGGCATAAAGGGTTATGACGATGTGATCAAGGCGGTCTCCGATCTAGGTAGGATAGTCAGAAATGGTTGGACCTCCGTCGCCATAGACGCCTCCCATCTTCCTGATTGGGAGAATCTTTGTGCTACCAGAGATGTCGCTATGCATGTGCCACCTTATTTCGGTTTGGAGGTAGAGGTGGGCGAGATAAAAGGAGCAGGGGAACTTTCAACGGTCGAGGAGGCTCTGTACTTCGTAGGCGGATTGAATTCCTGGAGCATCTTTCCCGATCTTTTGGCCATCTCGAACGGGAGTTTGCACGGTACCTACGATGCCTCGAAGGGACAGGCGGAGGGGATCGATCTCGAGAGGACGAAGGAAATCGCCGAAGCCATAGCTCCCTACGGTGTATCCATCGCTCAACACGGTATATCCGGTACCGCTATAGACAAATGCGCTGAATTCTCAAAATACGGCATAAACAAGGGCAACGTGGCGACCTTGTTCCAGAACGTGTTGTTCGGTATCAAGATGGATCAGGAAACCGGTAACGCCGTGATAGAAGGGGATAGCTACATAAAAGAACAGGACCGTGGAATACCGATGGATCTCTGGAACGACCTGGTCTCTTGGTGTGACGGTCAGGGTTACAGCCGTAAGGACGGGAACTATAAAAAAGCCAATCTTCCTTTCTGGGAGCGGATAGCGTCTCTTCCGTCGGATCGTCTCGATATGATAGTAGAGGAAACTCAGTGGTGGGCCGAGAGGTTCATAAAGGCCTTTAACGCGGAGGGAACCGCCGAGATAGTCAAGGAGAGAATGTCGTCCAGGGAAAACTGGAATCCGTTTCCCGACATGAAAGTTCAGGCTTCCAGAGGGGATTTCGGTTCGGATAAGGCTCCCAATGCCGCGAAGAAAGACGGGGAGGATTACTCCGACTAGCATATTTTGCCCAGAGGCCTCCTATTACGGGGGCCTTTACTATATAATTTCAGGACCGATGTTCGATTTTAAAAGGGGGCCTGGAAAATGCAGGACAGATCTATTCGCTTGGAGGACCACTTTCTGGATGTTCTATCAGTAGAGATAGCCAACTACGAAAGGGTAAGCCATCTCTTGGACGATATGGAAGAAGCTCGTCTGGTTATAGACCCTATCGTGGTCGATAGCAGAAAACTGACGTCCAGTTATATCAGACGTAATAGGGTGCCTTCCGGAGGGACAACTCCGTTCGTAGTCTATTGTCGAATTCGTGGGGGAGGCCCGGCGAAGGGAGTTCTTGTAGAGGACTCCATAAACAGATGGTATGGTGAAGAGATGATATCGCGTGCGACGAAGAGGATCGTCGATAGGGGGTTCTACTCTCGCTATCAGGTGGAGGATGCGGTGGAAAGGATCGGCTCCATGGGGTGGGTCCCCATCGATCCCGACGAGGGCGGTCGTCGATGAGGCTATTTAAAACGGCCCTGGCGGTGCTGTTGCTTTCTCTCTTTTCGATATTTTCATCTCCTTTTATCTGTTGCGCCAAGGTGAAGCTTACCGCCGACAACATGACTTTCGATACGGCTACGGGGCTTTTGGTCGGATTGGGAAACGTGACGTTGATAAGGGAGGATCTCAAGGTAGTCTCCGATCGTTGCGAGGGTAGCTATAGGGAAAATACCGCCAGAATGTGGCAGAACGTCAGAGCCGAGGGGACCTGGAGCGGAGAGAACCTTTCGTTTCAGTGCCAGGAGCTGAATGCCTCCTTCTCCAAGCCGGAGAGGATCTCCATGGTCGGCTCCGTCGAAGGTCGTTTCGGAAGCCGCTCTTTGAGGTGTTATGACGTGGAGATGATCGGAGATCGCTTCATAGCGACTAAGGTCTCTCGTTTCCAGGACGACGACGAGGGGATCTCCCTGTCCTGCGATAGGGTAAAAGGAGCGATCGGCGACGGTATGCTTCGAGAGTTCGAGGCCAACGGATCCGTCAAGATGGAGATAAAACACCTGAAAGACGGAACCTTGACGAAAATCTCCGGTGGCAAGGCGCTATATTCGAAAGACAGGGGTTCCATAGTTATGAGCGGAGGTGCGGTGGCGGTGCAGAGAGGTAGAAAGATAACCGCCAAAAACGTGGTCTTTTATCCGGCTACAAGCAAGATAGAGGCGAAGGGGAGCCCCAAGATAACCTTCGACGTGGAATGAGGTTGTATCATCCATGACATCACGAAACGGAGTTACCCTTTCAGCGGAAGGGTTGACGAAGAGCTACAGAAAGCGGACCGTTGTTTCAGGGGTCGACCTGAAGATTCCTATGGGAAAGATCACCGGACTCCTGGGGCCTAACGGAGCTGGAAAAACCACCAGTTTTTACATGATAGTGGGGTTGATAAGACCCGACAGAGGTCGCGTTCTACTGGGAGACAGGGAGATAACCGACCTCCCTGTCTATAAGAGGGCTCGTATAGGAATAGGCTATCTGCCTCAAGAAAGTTCTGTGTTTCGAAGTCTAACGGTTAGAGAAAATCTGGATCTCGTGTTAGAGGAAAGACACGTCGCTAAGGCGGAGAGACGGGAGATTGCTGATCGTCTGGTGGAGGATCTGGGACTTCAGAGACTGGTGGACGTATCGGGATACGCTTTGAGTGGAGGAGAGCGACGGCGGCTTGAGATAGCTAGGTGCTTAGCTATAATGCCGGACTTTATCTTTTTGGACGAACCATTCAGCGGGATAGATCCGATAGCGGTCTACGATATACAACAGATAATTTTGGGACTCAGGGAAAAAGGTTACGGAATAATGATAACCGATCATAACGTCAGGGATACCCTGGCCATAACCGATAAAACCTATCTGATCCACAGAGGAGAAATAGTCATAGAGGGTAATCCCGATGAGGTAGCCAGGAGCGAGGTAGCCAGGAAATTCTATCTCGGAGAGAGGTTTACCTGGTGACTTTTCGATCAAAGAGGAGCTATTTTATCGATGTCTCCCGATCGGAGGATGCTCTCTACCCTTTCTGCTGCAGAGGCCACCTTTGCGCTGAGGGGCGCTCCCAGCATGACCCTCTCTGGCTGTATCCCTATTACAAACGTCTCCAGATCGAGCTGGTTCAACATCAGGTTCAAGGGCATGTCGTGATTTGTGAAAGAGACATCCGATATCCTCTCTATTGAAAAACGCCTGAAATCCCCGGGGATGAGTCCCATGTCGGAGGCGTCTACCAGGATCAGCCTTTCTGGTCTCTCCCTCTTTATGGCGTATACGTAATTTCCGGGTACGGTATAACATGTGTATACCACCGTGTCGGCAGGAGGGGTTCTCTTTAATCTGTCGGATATTATCACCCCTACCGCGTCGTCCCCGTAGAGCTCGTTTCCCAGACCCCATATCATCGTCTTGCTCATCTTATTATGCACCTCGATCTATCTTGAACTGGAGGAAGCTCTGTGTCGGTAATTCTCTCTCGTATGGTCAGAAACGCTCTTACAATGATGCTGGGAACCTTCGCCAGCCGAATACTTGGACTGGCTAGAGAGATCATAACCGCGGCCCTTTTCGGGGCCTCTCGTTCTCTCGACGCTTTCTACATAGCCTATACCCTTGCTAATCTGGCAAGACAGCTTCTGGCGGAAGGGGCTCTCTCTGCAGCGTTCGTGCCGGTTTTCGCTCAGGTCCTCGAGAAGGACGGATGCGAGAGGGCCGAAAACCTGGCCAGGCAGGCTTCATCTGTGTTGCTTTTTTTGTGTGCCGTGGTTGTCGTTTTGGGTTATCTAATGTCTCCATTATTGGTCTCCTTGATGGCCCCGGGATTTGACGTCGAAAAGACCAACTTGGCGGTGTCCCTGACCAGGTGGATGTTCCCATATCTGATGATGGTATCAATGGCCGCACTTGCCATGGGAGTCTTAAACAGCATGGGCAGGTTTTTCGTGCCTGCCGTGGCTCCCGCCATGGCCAACGTAGCATATATTACGATCGTGCTCCTGTTTGCGTCAAGGAGCGGCGTATCCTGTCTGGTCTGGGCGGTTCTTCTAGGAGGGGTCTTGCAGATGGGGGTACAGCTTCTGGCGGTCTCCAGGG
This is a stretch of genomic DNA from Dethiosulfovibrio faecalis. It encodes these proteins:
- a CDS encoding LptA/OstA family protein, with the protein product MRLFKTALAVLLLSLFSIFSSPFICCAKVKLTADNMTFDTATGLLVGLGNVTLIREDLKVVSDRCEGSYRENTARMWQNVRAEGTWSGENLSFQCQELNASFSKPERISMVGSVEGRFGSRSLRCYDVEMIGDRFIATKVSRFQDDDEGISLSCDRVKGAIGDGMLREFEANGSVKMEIKHLKDGTLTKISGGKALYSKDRGSIVMSGGAVAVQRGRKITAKNVVFYPATSKIEAKGSPKITFDVE
- the lptB gene encoding LPS export ABC transporter ATP-binding protein gives rise to the protein MTSRNGVTLSAEGLTKSYRKRTVVSGVDLKIPMGKITGLLGPNGAGKTTSFYMIVGLIRPDRGRVLLGDREITDLPVYKRARIGIGYLPQESSVFRSLTVRENLDLVLEERHVAKAERREIADRLVEDLGLQRLVDVSGYALSGGERRRLEIARCLAIMPDFIFLDEPFSGIDPIAVYDIQQIILGLREKGYGIMITDHNVRDTLAITDKTYLIHRGEIVIEGNPDEVARSEVARKFYLGERFTW
- a CDS encoding hydrogenase 3 maturation endopeptidase HyCI, which codes for MSKTMIWGLGNELYGDDAVGVIISDRLKRTPPADTVVYTCYTVPGNYVYAIKRERPERLILVDASDMGLIPGDFRRFSIERISDVSFTNHDMPLNLMLNQLDLETFVIGIQPERVMLGAPLSAKVASAAERVESILRSGDIDKIAPL
- a CDS encoding class II fructose-bisphosphate aldolase gives rise to the protein MASKECSFLSRRPLNVRARWDSEDVALVSGRDVFGAMKHKGAIALAANARHPLTVKGILKAAKKLDAAVIIEIAKSETNYCGSNFDTLPEAAVRYSSEIGHGAVFALHVDHYGIKGYDDVIKAVSDLGRIVRNGWTSVAIDASHLPDWENLCATRDVAMHVPPYFGLEVEVGEIKGAGELSTVEEALYFVGGLNSWSIFPDLLAISNGSLHGTYDASKGQAEGIDLERTKEIAEAIAPYGVSIAQHGISGTAIDKCAEFSKYGINKGNVATLFQNVLFGIKMDQETGNAVIEGDSYIKEQDRGIPMDLWNDLVSWCDGQGYSRKDGNYKKANLPFWERIASLPSDRLDMIVEETQWWAERFIKAFNAEGTAEIVKERMSSRENWNPFPDMKVQASRGDFGSDKAPNAAKKDGEDYSD